Within the Medicago truncatula cultivar Jemalong A17 chromosome 4, MtrunA17r5.0-ANR, whole genome shotgun sequence genome, the region CAACATCTCatctatttttttcaacaagtACCTAAATCACCCTTGGAGGTTGTCAAATATTCCTTCACTATACCATGAGCCCCTTCAACTCTATTGGTGGTCCTGCACCCAAGATGCAACACAAGGTATGTCCATGCCTCACTATTTTGTCCTCAACATCGTTCAAAATGGTACTTTGAACATAGTCAAgaaactttgaaatttttttacaagcaTCTTGGAATTGCATTACATTACTTGCATATAACTCTTAAGTAGGAGATTCAACCACTTTTTCCCATGCACTAAATATGATATCAACTATCTCACTAGGCTTCACCTCATTGACAATCTTCTCTTTCCCATCCACTATGACAACCTTTGGTTTCACTCAACAATCGGTGATGCATTTTTCTCTAACATTTTTCCCaacatgaaaataacaaagtatttcACTACTTTTAAGGAGAATAGTTGCTACGACATTCATCAAAGTTGTGTCTCTGTCAGTCACAACCACCTTAGGCAACATTTGTAAAGCCCAAGTAAAGTTATCCTCCTTTTACGCCATCGTTAATGCAGGACCAACCGAATATGTCATATCGGTTGAGGTGAATCCAACAATCTCAAACAATGACATCATGTTCACGTTGGTTTTGTATGTGGAATCTATTATCAAAACAGTCGGgaaattattaaaaaacttAACCGATTGTGGATGAGTCCAAAATATGTCTTGAATTGTATCACTGTCACATTTTTCTCTTATGAAATAAACATATTTAttctcttccaactttgagaTTAGAAACTGCATCTCCGTTAAGTTTCCTCTTTTAGCCTTTTTGAATTTATGACGTTCATTGTATACTTGCTTTATATTTTCCATGaactcttttctttttcccttcaaatttgtcaaaatatttttcgaTTTTACTGAACTCTTAgtcaagtcacgtacaatcTCCTTGTCGTTCTCCATTAATCTTCCCGTAAGAAGGTTCCCTACTAAATATGGCAACATCTCATGGTTGtgaacacaattaaaaatagcCAACTTCCAAGTGTTTTCTTCCTTAACAACATATCCACGCAACTTGAACAAacacccacattttcttgatcCTGTTGCTTCATGCTTCAAACTTTTCTTTGGTACTTTGTGCTCGCCACTTCTTTCACATACCAACTTCAACATTGGATTCCTTGTTGCACAAGATCTTTTTATGACAACCGTAAATTCATCCTTATTTGTTTGTCGACGTACCCAACCAAACAATTCATCTTTATCTTTTCATGTCTCTCGGATTGAAATGAAATGAGTTATGTCAAACTAAAGTTTGACACAAATCTCAACCatctatctattttatttaatcaaaggtCGATATTGATTGTTAAATTTACCCATATGGGCCTTCTTCTCTAGCGCTCTAACGCCAGTACGCCACATTCGTTTTATTCTGAAtcttatttaaagaaaaaaaaaatttgaacctAAGAGTAACAATGGATGCATGTGTCTAATAATCACTCCGAtctcaatttcaattaaatttatAGGATTTTGATTTACCAAAACCATAAAATTGACTGTCTCTATATCATTCACCAAACCGACAATATTTCAGAAAGTGAATTTTCAACTCATTTGCAGTTTTACAACATCAATTCacttaaaatctttttttttttttttgtcaattcttaaaatcaaaattttttttgagtaattaaaatcaattcttttgATCGCATAACTAAACATTAATGTGATGAACTTATATGAATTTaaatcgataaaaaaaaaatgtgcattGAAAAAAGTTGGACTAGAGTTTAGGTGAGCATAAATTCAAGATATTCTCTCGATCTGACTTTTTTCTTATAAGGTATAGGtagatattttcttttcttaatttgatttgatattatCCTGTTACAAGGATAATAGTTGTTGCCAAGTCAGCAATTTGAATGAGACTGATCACGAAACAATGTGCTAATAATGTCACCATGCTAACAATGTGCTATGAGCTGTTACATTTAAATGCCATAAATTACTCGTCATATAAATACTtctattcatttttcttctctaaacaaacaaacaaacggATAAGACATTTTTTTCCTCAGATTATGGAAACCATGCCAGAGTCATATGAATCCACTAATACACACTCTTCTTCAAATTTTGGGTatgtcttcattttttttaatcactttcatttttcatgAACTATAGTCTTATGgttttataatagaaaaatggAGGAaatattcttatattatttctctctattttttttttctttcaatttagaTGCACACATTACAGAAGGAGATGCAAGATCATAGCACCATGTTGTAATGAAGTTTTTGACTGTAGGCACTGCCACAACGAAGctaaggtatttttttttctctgatACATATAATGTTACACCGCTCAATAACTTTTTTGTTTATGCTTATTatacaaaatttatatcataCGGATCATTTGCGTACGTTTTTAATTAAATCTAAAATCTTTTCACCAACACTTTTATTAAACAatgttaattttgatacatCGCGATCACATATGAAgtaatttatgtaaaaattcGCAGAAGTGGTCTATGCGCATATATAGGTAGATAGATATGATTCTTACTGAATTTTCTTATGTGAGCAGAACTCAGATGAGATTAAGCCAGATTGTCGTCATGATATTCCGCGTCATGAAGTTAAAAAGGTTCGCATTTGATTAGAGTTGTCTTCTACTTTTTGATTAGGGAGAAGAATACTTagattattaataattttatgatTCTTGACATAATTTCAGACCATGTTTGTTCACTGTCTTACTTAATCCTATTTCATTTGTAACTTTTCAGATTATTTGCACCTTATGTGACACAGAACAAGATGTGAGTTCTTAAAATATGAACCATTAATAATCAATGTGTATATATTTCGTATTTAGGTATTGAATGTAGGTGTTAATGTGCTGATTATTTTTCAATGTTGCAGGTTCAACAAAACTGCATAAACTGTGGAGTATGCTTGGGAAAGTACTTTTGTGGTACATGCAAATTCTTTGATGATGATGTAAGTTCTCTAGGATGATTAGAAATTGAGTTATgcatgtttgtttcttttagtTCAGGCCTTAATTCGGCacattgtattgaaaatttgtTCGTTCTTTCAGATTTCAAAGCAGCAATACCACTGTGATGAATGTGGCATCTGCAGGTAATTAAAGTTCATCAATCAATTTGATAATTCCAGAATATTTCCTATTCGACGTTGCTTGATAGCATTTGATCGATTTTCTCTTCTACGTATTTGCTTTTACAGAACTGGTGGCAGTGATAACTTTTTCCATTGCAAAAAATGTGGTGAGTTAGTAGGTTCACATATATCGACACGGTTAATAATTTGAGAAGAtgatataattgaatgtaatcacatataTCTGTTGACGAGTTGACACGTATCAGACACTAGACACATCTTCAATGTGAAGTGTCAGTGCTATCACCTGATTGTTGTAAAcatgtatatttttgtttaggATGTTGCTATTCCGTCGAAATCAAAGAGGGGCATAATTGTGTAGAAAGAGCAATGCATCATAATTGTCCTATTTGCTTTGAGGTAAAGACCAAAACCAACTGCTATTAGTATATATTCTAGTccgaaaattttgaaagaattcTATCTGATTCTTATTGAGATGATTTCATTTTATCTCCCTTGCAGTATCTGTTTGATACATTGAGAGAAATCAGTGTCTTAACTTGTGGCCACACTATACATTTTGAGTGTGTTAAAGAGATGGAAAAACATCATAGGTAAGggaatatatatgtttaaaatGAAGGATTGAAATGTTATACTTTATAAGTTTTAGCTTATGGTATTAATTCACTCTTTTGAACATTCAGGTACTCGTGTCCTGTTTGCTCAAAATCTATCTGTGATATGTCAAGTGTGTGGAAGAACCTTGATGAAATGGTATgtagaatttgaattttttttatcattgattACATCATTGTATTTGGACTTCATATAATGGTGACATTTTTGTGTTGAAACTTTTGGTCAGCTTTCCTCAACTCCAATGTCTGAATCATACAAAAATAAGAAGGTAAGTTACAACAACTCTAGCTCCAAGGATCTCTTTATCTATGAATCAATGTTAACCTTTGAAGCCTTTGAAGCACGGACACGATACTGACACATtgacactgataataatttaagaaattgGAATTATTAAATGTAACCATGTCATATTTCTCAAATGCAAATGCAATTCTAACACCAATCATCATTTCAATATTCCACcttcaattttgtattttgttgttgtgtgttTTGACTAAATTACTTAATGTCTACTTATAAGTCACACATTACTGTCGAATAGAAGGTGTTGACTCGTCTTAATGacctttttaatttcatatggTCAATCTTTGTAAAAAGCAATCAACATACGTTAAtgctaatttatttgttttttacaaatattgaccatatgaaattaaaaaggtTGTTAAGTTGAGTCAACACCTTCTATTTGATAGTAGCGTATATAACTTATAAATAGACTTTAAGTAATTTAATCAaaacacacaacaacaacaacaacaaaaacaaaatacaaaattgaaaTATCCTTCGGTCTCTAATTATATGATCAATTTATCCTCTTATTCTTCTGTTATTTAGAATCCTAGAATCTTTCAATTACTTGTGTAAAAGAAATCCTCCTTCAACCGCTatcttaaagaaaaaaaatgtggttctttttttttttcattattttcatttttttttttcctgattcAATGCTTCATCtgattgttttatttcttttgtgtACCTTAGTTAGAGAGtgacttatttttttgggttttttttgttCCTATGTGTATGAAAGAAACCATTGTGGTTTTGATATGGTAAAAAAGATATGAGAAAACGTGAGGATGTTGGAAGAGACCTAAAAAAGTTGCTGAATGAGGTCCATCACGCATCATCATCACACAATCTTCTTCGTCTTTACAAATGACAACGAAGTGTCGGTGGTGATGATCATGATCACGATCATGTATATATCTTTTGTAATGAATATGACCACCAATACATGATCATGACCATGACCATTAGCACCAACATTTCCTGATCATTGGTAAAGAATAAGATAATTGTGTGATGATGTTGCGTGTGGGATCTCATTTAGCATTTTCTTCTACCTCTCTTCCATCATCCTCACGTTTTCGGTTATCTTTTTCACCATATCAAACCACAATGGTTTCTTTCACACACAGAGGAACCAAAAAAAAGGTCACTCCGACTAAGGAACATAGAAGAAGTAAACAATCAGAGGAAGCACTGAATCAGGAaataatgaagagaaaaaaaaacacattttttttcttctttgtggTTGAAGgatgcatttttttaacaagtaatTGAAGGATTCTAAATAACagaagaagcaaagaataaattGATCATATAACTAGGGACTAAAGGATCAAAAGCGGAATATTGAAATGATGATTGAAGTAAGATTGAAGATTTATATACTTTGTTGGTGTTGATGCTACATAGTCACACATTTCTAACTAGTGGTACTTGTATGAAATCAGGTATGGATATTGTGCAATGATTGTGGTGTAAACTCTCATGTGCAATTCCACATTGTGGCACATAAGTGTTTAAGTTGCAACTCCTACAACACAAGGCAAATACAAATAGTACCTTCTAGTTCTTGCTCATCTAGGGTGGAAGAGATGATTAAATGAGCATAAATAGTTGCATAAAGTGTCAAGCTCCAAATTTTGTGAATAGATGGAGTGTTATTATACTATAAATGATTCTTTCGTCTGTATTTAGGGGTCTTATTTCCAGTTGCTACTTGCTCCAAATAATGCAGTTTTATGCTGAATGTTATGTAGCTCAAAAAATGTGTCATGACAACATTTTCCTTGAAGATGAAGTTCCATCAAGTAATGGTTTCATGATGTCTTTGtacaaaaatacaacaacaaccaagttttATTTCACTAAGTGGGGTTGATTACATGGACCAAACACCACCATAATGTTCAGTCATATATcatatgaaggtgagaaaaacacaagaagggggggttgaattgtgtttgctttttcttttctttttctcctaactgaaacaagcagttcagaagcagatagagttctacttttGAATAGATGTTTAGAACAAGATGCAGCAGATAAGAacagagagaaaagagagaagaaagatacaggcaatttatacaggttccttccacaaaccggaagtcagtcatgtcccccttgcacttccaagaggagttcactatgtaatatctgattacaattgctcactgctaaaactagcaagagacttcaacttgctcaagcacaactgcaagagacttcctatgctcctgaacaagatcaagagacttctattgctcaagcacaactgcaagagaattcttaattcaaacagaattacaatgaaaaatgtttgaggttgaacacttgatatacaattagtggtgttcacaatacaaatcagatacagactcttaaagactctagaattcctAAGATGTAagctttgttaagaaattctaagtgaactttggaGTGGAGAACAAATTCAACAGAGTTTTTTGCTTAGCTGATGCGTATATTGTTCTTATGAAACTCTGTGTCTTCAGTCCCTTATATAGAGGTCTGAGagagacgttgaattgccagcacatccaaaatagtcgtttgaagctttgataaTTCACCattgatcctttgcctgatatggttattgtcctatgaaggatcaatttcaaatgtgtTCCCAATGTGTATAAACATTgtttgcaggcagagctgttattcttgtcttgtagcagagacaaaaacagagtagtgcagatagtggttgtacacttcgtacaaacgcACTATGTCAACGCTCCTTGAggaataagcatccaatgcttttcaaaatagccgTTGTTAACTTTCCAAGTCTTCTGCAATTTTCTGGCGAGCTTGAATCcttgaaacaacttttgaagctttaTGTTGATCTTCTGATGATCTGCAGCTTCtggtgaacttgcttctgatgacgtcatcacttcagaagcactttgtcttcaggagcacttaAAACTTCATACGCTTTCTTCAGACActttaagcttccctttttgttgatgtatatgctctttatttgttcttccaagaccaaaaatagatatcaaatttttgtctatagtTCTGTACACTTAAACAAATATTAGCGTGTCCAATTGACAATCTTAAATACTTTGTTATCTTCAAAACTCTCAAGGGTTATCATTgctaaacaaattttgttccaacatcatATCCATATCCATAtcaaactcattaatctctaatcTGATGTAGGGTCATATTAGATTAAGCTAGCTTGAAATTTTAGTACTCATTCCATCCCAAATTATATACCgttttaaagaagaaaataattgtaCCAAATTACGTGGTTTTAAAATACTTTTCatatctttaactatttattactctatcttatttcaattctttcatttatctttttcatatcatttattaaggatagttttgtaaaaacaactcataatatttctttctcacataaaattaattacatttcttaatacgtatGATATATTCAAATCGTCGTATAAttttggacggagggagtaattattattaatttcttttttcaagtcGCATTTAATCGATTAGATgatcaaatataattaattaaacatgtACATTTTCAAGCAAAACAACACAAACAATTCAACAAATTTAAGAATCTGGCCAACAAAAGTGGGTTGTCCTCTAATTAGTCTTGGTTATATAATTATCTATTGTCCTTGGAATTCATAATCTCAAAGAATTCATAATCTCTTCCTTCCATTTCCCACATATTTTGATCCACAATTTGAAGTAATTATCGTTCTATAAACTAGTAGTATCATAGAATGATATATTTGATAGTGATTTGCAATCTTTATCAAAGGTAAACTTTAATTTAGTGTCTACACATTtagttgaaattgaaatgtttttgtacatggttgaaatattttaaagtgTTGATTACTCCATCATCTTCATCCCATAAATGTTTTTGTACAGGTCAGGTCTAGCTATAAATTGCTGAACACACGCAAATTCTTGATAGATACTGGTAgcaataatactaataaataataataatagtagtcTACTTGTCCTTTGCTTTTGAGTGAAGTCCAAGAATTGTTCATTGGGGAAGGAATGATTTTAAGGGTCACAATAAGATCTCAATAACAAGACAAAAGCATGAAAGGACTATATCCAGATATACCTTTCCAGACAAAAAGCTTTTAGATTGTTAGCTTTAAATTATGACTATTATTTTTCTGTTTGCAGCAAAGAAATAGACAGTGTGGGGACCCATAGCCATAGGATACATCATACAAGACTCAGCTTTTGAGACTCCTATATCTATCTTTTCTGCATGAAGCCTTCTAATAAGGTAGTCTTacatttgaatatatttattcatGTAGCCATACATTTTTGGAACAAAACTCTCTAACATTACTATTAatatccttattttattttattttagaggaATATTAATACCTTTTTTTGAGGAATATTAATA harbors:
- the LOC11412063 gene encoding E3 ubiquitin-protein ligase RZFP34, yielding METMPESYESTNTHSSSNFGCTHYRRRCKIIAPCCNEVFDCRHCHNEAKNSDEIKPDCRHDIPRHEVKKIICTLCDTEQDVQQNCINCGVCLGKYFCGTCKFFDDDISKQQYHCDECGICRTGGSDNFFHCKKCGCCYSVEIKEGHNCVERAMHHNCPICFEYLFDTLREISVLTCGHTIHFECVKEMEKHHRYSCPVCSKSICDMSSVWKNLDEMLSSTPMSESYKNKKVWILCNDCGVNSHVQFHIVAHKCLSCNSYNTRQIQIVPSSSCSSRVEEMIK